The Algoriphagus sanaruensis genome window below encodes:
- a CDS encoding nucleoside deaminase — protein MTDSQKNFMRQAIELAKNGMLTGNGGPFGCVIVKDGKIIGQGSNMVLKTNDPTAHAEVVAIREACKNLNNFQLEGCEVYTSCEPCPMCLGAIFWARPARVFYACTKEDAADAGFDDEFIYQEIEIIPEKRQIPMIAMMREESLKAFDLWKEKGDKTLY, from the coding sequence ATGACTGATTCCCAGAAAAACTTCATGAGACAGGCCATCGAACTGGCAAAAAACGGGATGCTTACCGGCAATGGCGGCCCTTTTGGCTGCGTGATCGTCAAAGACGGAAAGATCATCGGTCAGGGCTCAAATATGGTTTTGAAAACCAACGATCCCACTGCCCATGCCGAAGTCGTCGCCATCCGTGAGGCCTGTAAGAATCTGAATAACTTCCAACTCGAAGGCTGCGAAGTCTACACCTCCTGCGAACCCTGCCCCATGTGCTTGGGAGCTATTTTTTGGGCAAGACCTGCCAGAGTATTTTATGCATGCACCAAAGAGGACGCTGCCGATGCGGGTTTTGACGATGAGTTTATCTATCAGGAAATTGAAATCATTCCTGAAAAGCGTCAGATTCCGATGATTGCTATGATGCGGGAAGAAAGCCTAAAAGCTTTTGACCTGTGGAAAGAAAAGGGAGATAAGACACTTTATTAA